A stretch of the Clostridium fungisolvens genome encodes the following:
- a CDS encoding tetratricopeptide repeat protein — translation MDYNSLFKDKLSKLLFLEIRNVEAFLKKISDKQVKLKNKELFIPVSMEFLAEKVKQNQELKDIPLYEFIEGMFYAIGADEKFSYNEDYKSILDSISNSKEAIKGIVASKVKQGNYNDSYVLLRGLCRSYGEEEIFEKLLVVGSTIRENNRDFKNLHLEDIENYKKVYPKSALPYMYEALTLKDEGEYSKVLMSLNEYIRLGGERSTEIEQLFLEVSDIVAYEKGKEEIDVNPLEAIKKLLPLLDKFEDNPLIYYYIGLSYRKLDNYEKAIYYLNESLEIDSSIVETVNELGINYAAIGDFENAIMYFRKAFEATKDVEICTNLVMCYYNIGKMDDAKIHLDIANKLEPNDEIVKQLNKIIGG, via the coding sequence TTGGACTATAATTCACTTTTTAAGGATAAGCTATCTAAATTATTATTTTTAGAAATAAGAAATGTTGAGGCTTTTTTAAAAAAGATAAGTGATAAACAAGTAAAGTTAAAAAATAAAGAGTTATTTATTCCGGTAAGTATGGAATTTTTAGCGGAAAAAGTAAAACAAAATCAAGAACTTAAAGATATACCATTATATGAATTTATTGAAGGAATGTTTTATGCTATAGGTGCAGATGAGAAGTTTTCCTATAATGAAGATTATAAAAGTATCTTGGATTCAATAAGCAATTCAAAAGAAGCTATTAAAGGAATAGTTGCATCAAAAGTTAAACAAGGAAATTATAATGATAGTTATGTGCTTTTAAGAGGACTATGTAGGTCGTACGGGGAAGAGGAAATCTTTGAAAAGCTATTAGTAGTAGGAAGTACAATAAGAGAAAATAATAGAGATTTTAAAAATTTACATCTCGAAGATATAGAAAATTACAAAAAGGTTTATCCTAAGAGCGCTTTACCATATATGTATGAGGCGCTGACGCTTAAAGATGAAGGAGAATATTCAAAGGTCTTAATGTCTCTTAACGAATATATAAGACTTGGTGGAGAAAGATCAACTGAGATCGAACAACTTTTCTTAGAGGTTTCTGATATAGTTGCATATGAGAAAGGAAAAGAAGAGATTGATGTTAATCCTTTAGAAGCCATAAAGAAACTTCTGCCTTTATTAGACAAATTTGAAGATAATCCACTCATATATTATTATATTGGTTTATCATATAGAAAGCTTGATAACTATGAAAAAGCAATATATTATTTAAATGAGAGTTTAGAAATAGACAGCTCTATTGTAGAGACTGTAAATGAATTGGGAATAAATTATGCTGCTATCGGAGATTTTGAAAATGCAATAATGTATTTTAGAAAAGCTTTTGAAGCAACTAAAGATGTTGAGATATGTACTAATCTAGTAATGTGCTATTACAATATTGGAAAAATGGATGATGCAAAGATCCACTTAGATATAGCTAACAAGCTTGAGCCAAATGATGAAATTGTTAAACAGCTAAATAAAATAATAGGGGGATAA